From Pseudomonas hefeiensis, one genomic window encodes:
- a CDS encoding Glu/Leu/Phe/Val dehydrogenase family protein, which produces MFALMQSSRLESLHLSVDPATGLKAVIAIHCSRPGPALGGCRYLSYPDDESAVVDAVRLAQGMSYKAALAGLPVGGGVAVIMRPAHVESRAALFEAFGRCIEQLDGRYITAIDSGTSVADMDCIAQQTRHVTSTTASGDPAPHAAMGVFAGIRATAMARLGSDNLESLRVAIQGLGNVGFALAEQLHAAGAELLVSDIDPGKVQLAMEQLGAHPIANDALLSTPCDILAPCGLGGVLNSNSVAQLRCSAVAGSAHNQLSNLQVADQLERRGILYAPDYVINSGGLIYVALKHRGEELSTITAHLSKIGARLTEVFAHAQAEKRSPARVADELAERLLYR; this is translated from the coding sequence ATGTTTGCTCTCATGCAAAGCTCCCGCCTTGAATCGCTGCACCTGAGCGTAGACCCGGCCACCGGGTTGAAGGCGGTGATTGCCATTCATTGCAGCCGTCCTGGGCCTGCTCTGGGTGGATGTCGTTATCTTTCCTACCCCGACGATGAAAGTGCCGTGGTCGACGCCGTGCGCCTGGCTCAGGGCATGAGCTACAAGGCCGCACTGGCGGGCTTGCCGGTGGGCGGCGGCGTGGCGGTGATCATGCGTCCGGCCCATGTCGAAAGCCGGGCCGCTCTGTTTGAGGCGTTTGGGCGCTGCATCGAGCAACTGGATGGCCGCTATATCACTGCCATCGACAGCGGCACTTCGGTGGCGGACATGGACTGTATCGCCCAGCAGACCCGTCATGTGACCAGCACCACGGCTTCGGGAGACCCGGCGCCCCACGCGGCGATGGGGGTATTCGCTGGCATCCGTGCCACGGCCATGGCCCGCCTGGGCAGCGATAACCTGGAAAGCCTGCGGGTAGCGATCCAGGGCCTGGGCAATGTCGGTTTCGCCCTGGCCGAACAGCTACACGCAGCGGGTGCCGAACTGTTGGTCAGCGACATTGACCCTGGCAAGGTTCAACTGGCGATGGAGCAACTGGGCGCGCATCCGATCGCCAACGACGCGTTGCTCAGTACCCCGTGCGACATCCTCGCCCCTTGTGGCCTGGGTGGTGTGCTCAATAGCAACAGCGTGGCTCAGCTACGCTGCTCGGCGGTCGCCGGGTCGGCCCATAACCAGTTGAGCAACCTGCAAGTGGCCGATCAGTTGGAAAGACGTGGAATCCTCTATGCGCCGGACTACGTGATCAACTCTGGCGGCCTGATCTACGTCGCCTTGAAGCATCGCGGCGAAGAGCTGTCGACGATCACCGCGCATTTGTCGAAAATCGGCGCCCGGCTTACGGAAGTCTTTGCTCACGCCCAGGCAGAAAAGCGCTCACCGGCCAGGGTGGCCGATGAACTGGCAGAGCGTTTGTTGTACCGATAA
- a CDS encoding helix-turn-helix domain-containing protein codes for MPTLQTLQVFQALNSSPNARLEHSAELGDGMAVALWSNHHDAQDYEAPTHHTLSCYIAGGTGTFRRERPETTGAPGKLCVLPAGHESAWVINGDIRLAHLYFSPEQFALGCVTLLDREPRQVQLREATFLDDPQQAQRFRQLIALNWEEPGERLLTTSLAHDLLNHLLLSQVGQRQGLRLKGGLAAHQRRMLVDYIDSHLADAISLGQLAALCALSEYHFARMFRESFGLPPHQYVLARRLAHARHWLRSTSKPLGEVALACGFASASHFTNRFRQALGATPGEYRQAFLR; via the coding sequence ATGCCCACACTGCAAACCCTGCAAGTTTTTCAAGCCCTCAACAGTTCGCCCAATGCTCGCCTTGAGCACAGTGCCGAGCTGGGGGACGGCATGGCGGTCGCTTTGTGGAGCAACCATCACGACGCCCAGGACTACGAGGCGCCGACTCACCACACGCTGTCGTGCTACATCGCCGGTGGCACCGGCACATTTCGCCGCGAACGACCCGAGACCACCGGGGCACCCGGCAAACTCTGCGTCCTGCCGGCCGGGCATGAATCGGCCTGGGTCATCAATGGCGACATTCGCCTCGCCCACCTGTACTTCAGCCCTGAGCAATTCGCCCTCGGTTGCGTCACGCTACTGGATCGCGAGCCCCGGCAAGTGCAGCTGCGCGAAGCCACCTTTCTCGACGACCCGCAACAGGCACAGCGCTTTCGCCAGTTGATCGCCCTGAACTGGGAGGAGCCCGGTGAACGCCTGCTGACCACCAGCCTGGCCCATGACCTACTCAACCATCTGCTATTGAGTCAGGTTGGCCAGCGCCAGGGGCTTCGCCTCAAGGGTGGGCTGGCCGCTCACCAGCGGCGAATGCTGGTGGACTACATCGACAGCCACCTGGCCGATGCCATCAGCCTCGGCCAACTGGCAGCCCTGTGTGCGCTGTCCGAATACCACTTTGCCCGGATGTTCCGCGAAAGCTTCGGCCTACCGCCCCACCAATACGTGCTGGCTCGACGTCTGGCACACGCGCGGCACTGGCTGCGCAGCACGTCAAAACCGCTGGGCGAGGTGGCGTTGGCCTGCGGGTTCGCCAGCGCCAGCCACTTTACGAATCGCTTCCGCCAGGCCCTGGGCGCGACGCCTGGCGAATATCGGCAGGCGTTTTTGCGCTAG
- a CDS encoding HPF/RaiA family ribosome-associated protein, with amino-acid sequence MQIQVNSDNHIQSSIRLEEWVRTTIESTLERYEEDLTRVEVHLRDENGDKPGPHDLRCQLEARPKGLQPVSVTHKADTLELAIEGAATKLEHALEHLFGKLRVKRATVETPTESVALADAMLEEEFLENERAALNG; translated from the coding sequence ATGCAAATCCAAGTCAACAGCGATAACCATATTCAAAGCAGCATCCGACTGGAGGAGTGGGTACGTACTACCATCGAAAGCACGCTCGAACGTTATGAAGAAGACCTGACACGGGTTGAGGTTCATTTGCGGGACGAGAACGGCGATAAGCCCGGTCCCCATGACTTGCGTTGTCAGCTGGAGGCACGGCCAAAGGGCCTGCAACCGGTATCGGTGACACACAAGGCCGATACACTGGAACTGGCCATCGAAGGTGCGGCCACCAAGCTTGAACATGCCCTGGAGCATCTGTTCGGCAAACTTCGCGTCAAGCGCGCGACCGTTGAGACACCGACCGAATCCGTGGCCTTGGCCGATGCGATGCTGGAGGAAGAATTCCTGGAGAACGAACGGGCTGCCCTCAACGGCTGA
- a CDS encoding phosphate-starvation-inducible protein PsiE, translated as MKINWAENLRQNVHQLAESLGNLFVETFHYLALFAIGAVTAWAAVMEFLQMLEQGHIKIDDILLLFIYLELGAMVGIYFKTNHMPVRFLIYVAITALTRLLISNVSHHSPPDLGIIYLCGGILLLAFAILVVRYASSQFPSVKMEHPHRKVGAGSSEHAEVEKGEI; from the coding sequence GTGAAAATCAACTGGGCCGAGAATCTGCGCCAGAACGTACATCAGCTGGCCGAATCCCTGGGCAACCTGTTCGTCGAGACCTTCCATTACCTGGCACTGTTCGCCATCGGCGCGGTGACGGCGTGGGCGGCAGTGATGGAGTTTTTGCAGATGCTCGAGCAGGGGCACATCAAGATCGATGACATCCTGCTGCTGTTCATCTATCTGGAATTGGGGGCGATGGTCGGGATCTACTTCAAGACCAACCACATGCCGGTGCGGTTTCTGATCTACGTGGCGATCACGGCGCTGACGCGCTTGCTGATTTCCAACGTCTCTCACCACAGCCCGCCTGACCTGGGCATCATCTACCTGTGCGGCGGCATCTTGCTGCTGGCGTTCGCGATCCTGGTGGTGCGTTACGCCTCGTCGCAGTTCCCTTCGGTGAAAATGGAGCACCCGCACCGCAAGGTTGGCGCGGGTTCCAGCGAGCATGCCGAAGTGGAGAAGGGCGAGATCTAG
- a CDS encoding DUF3509 domain-containing protein: protein MDNPFQLITDAFAPQYQINLSIQGLDGSIMLTLSKAGRIVAKRMISAQQRNDPERLRRLVQSIQFGIAIEQGHSAVAILEAMTGGDTVKLPPPQTQRATSAPTGL, encoded by the coding sequence ATGGACAACCCTTTTCAGCTCATAACCGACGCTTTTGCGCCGCAGTATCAAATCAACCTGAGCATCCAGGGCCTGGACGGCAGCATCATGCTGACCCTGTCCAAAGCCGGGCGCATCGTCGCCAAGCGTATGATCAGCGCCCAGCAACGCAATGACCCGGAACGCCTGCGGCGCCTGGTCCAGAGCATTCAGTTCGGCATCGCCATTGAGCAAGGTCACAGTGCTGTGGCGATCCTCGAAGCCATGACCGGCGGTGACACCGTCAAGCTGCCACCACCGCAGACGCAGAGGGCGACATCCGCCCCCACCGGCCTCTAG
- the norR gene encoding nitric oxide reductase transcriptional regulator NorR produces MTATSLLTSLLPLVADLSRELPEGERYRRLLGALRALLPCDAAALLRLDGDCLVPLAVDGLSTDTLGRRFRISEHPRFQALLANPQPTRFAADSELPDPYDGLVEGLDEHLEVHDCMGCPLFVDEQPWGLLTLDALNPERFEPIDLSALQAFASLAAATVSAAERIDRLALKAEDEHRRAEVYRQASGQQPRDMVGQSKAHKRLVEEINLVGGSDLTVLITGETGVGKELVAQAIHAASKRAEQPLISLNCAALPDTLVESELFGHVRGAFTGATNDRRGKFELADGGTLFLDEVGELSLTVQAKLLRVLQSGQLQRLGSDKEHRVDVRLIAATNRDLAEEVRNGRYRADFYHRLSVYPLLVPALRDRGRDVLLLSGFFLEQNRSRMGLGSLRLTSDAQTALLAYDWPGNVRELEHLIGRSALKALGRCPVRPKILSLSAQDLDLPQSPEQSPAPSSASPAPALEGVAGDLREAMDDFQRKLIVASLERHQHNWASAARELGLDRANLGRMARRLGLK; encoded by the coding sequence ATGACCGCAACCTCCTTGCTAACCTCGTTGCTTCCACTGGTAGCCGACCTGTCTCGCGAATTACCTGAAGGCGAGCGTTATCGTCGCCTGCTGGGCGCTTTGCGAGCCCTCCTACCGTGCGACGCTGCCGCGCTGTTACGTCTGGACGGGGACTGCCTGGTTCCTCTGGCGGTCGACGGCTTGAGTACAGACACACTGGGCCGGCGATTCCGGATCAGCGAACACCCACGTTTCCAGGCACTGCTGGCCAACCCGCAACCCACCCGCTTCGCCGCCGACAGTGAGTTGCCCGACCCGTACGACGGATTGGTCGAAGGTCTTGATGAGCACTTGGAGGTCCACGACTGCATGGGCTGCCCACTGTTCGTCGACGAGCAACCGTGGGGCCTGCTGACCCTCGACGCCCTGAACCCGGAACGCTTCGAGCCCATCGACCTGAGCGCCTTGCAGGCCTTTGCCAGTCTGGCCGCCGCCACGGTCAGCGCCGCCGAACGCATCGATCGGCTGGCCTTGAAAGCCGAAGACGAGCATCGCCGCGCCGAGGTCTACCGCCAGGCCAGCGGCCAGCAACCTCGCGACATGGTCGGCCAGAGCAAGGCCCACAAGCGATTGGTCGAAGAAATCAACCTGGTGGGTGGCAGCGACCTGACGGTGCTGATCACCGGCGAAACCGGAGTCGGCAAGGAACTGGTCGCCCAAGCCATCCACGCAGCGTCCAAGCGCGCCGAGCAGCCGCTTATCAGCCTCAATTGCGCCGCCCTGCCGGATACCCTGGTGGAAAGCGAGCTTTTCGGCCATGTACGCGGCGCCTTCACTGGCGCCACGAACGACCGGCGCGGCAAATTCGAACTGGCCGATGGCGGCACGTTGTTTCTCGATGAGGTGGGCGAGCTGTCCTTGACCGTGCAGGCCAAGCTGCTGCGAGTGTTGCAGAGCGGCCAGTTGCAACGCCTGGGCTCGGACAAGGAACATCGGGTCGATGTACGCCTGATCGCGGCCACCAATCGCGATCTGGCCGAAGAAGTGCGCAACGGGCGATATCGCGCCGACTTCTATCATCGCCTGAGCGTGTACCCGTTGCTGGTGCCGGCGCTGCGCGATCGCGGGCGCGATGTGCTGCTGCTCAGCGGTTTCTTCCTGGAACAGAACCGTTCGCGCATGGGCCTGGGCAGCCTGCGCCTGACCAGTGACGCCCAGACCGCATTGCTGGCGTATGACTGGCCGGGGAACGTGCGCGAACTGGAGCACCTGATCGGACGCAGCGCCTTGAAAGCGTTGGGCCGGTGTCCGGTTCGGCCAAAGATTCTCAGCCTCAGCGCCCAGGATCTGGACTTGCCCCAAAGCCCGGAGCAAAGTCCGGCACCTTCATCCGCCAGCCCTGCACCGGCCCTGGAGGGGGTCGCGGGGGATCTGCGCGAAGCCATGGACGATTTTCAGCGCAAGCTGATCGTCGCCAGCCTGGAACGACACCAGCACAACTGGGCCAGCGCCGCCCGGGAACTGGGTCTGGACCGGGCGAACCTGGGGCGGATGGCCAGGCGGTTGGGCTTAAAATAG
- a CDS encoding DMT family transporter, translating into MNLSLYLLTVLIWGTTWIALKLQLGVVAIPVSIVYRFGLAALILFVMLLLSRRLQVMNRRGHLICLAQGLCLFCINFMCFLSASQWIPSGLVAVVFSTATLWNALNARVFFGQRIARNVMLGGALGLLGLALLFWPELAGHSASPQTLFGLALALLGTLCFSAGNMLSSLQQKAGLKPLTTNAWGMAYGAAMLAVWCLFKGIPFDMEWNARYVGSLLYLVIPGSVIGFTAYLTLVGRMGPEKAAYCTVLFPVVALNVSALVEGYQWTAPALLGLVLVMLGNVLVFRKPRPVATEVALGAR; encoded by the coding sequence ATGAACCTCTCGTTGTATCTGCTTACCGTGCTCATCTGGGGCACTACCTGGATTGCGCTGAAATTGCAGTTGGGCGTGGTCGCCATCCCCGTGTCGATTGTCTATCGTTTCGGTCTGGCGGCGCTGATTCTGTTTGTGATGCTCTTGCTCAGCCGGCGTCTGCAAGTGATGAACCGGCGGGGGCATTTGATTTGCCTGGCCCAGGGCCTGTGCCTGTTCTGCATCAACTTTATGTGTTTCCTCTCCGCCAGCCAGTGGATTCCCAGCGGGTTGGTCGCGGTGGTGTTCTCTACAGCCACGCTCTGGAATGCCCTCAATGCCCGCGTGTTCTTTGGGCAAAGGATCGCCCGCAACGTCATGCTGGGCGGCGCTTTGGGGCTGCTGGGGCTGGCGCTGCTGTTCTGGCCGGAGCTCGCTGGCCATAGCGCGAGCCCGCAAACGCTGTTCGGACTGGCGTTGGCGCTATTGGGAACCTTGTGCTTTTCGGCCGGCAACATGCTCTCGAGCTTGCAACAGAAGGCCGGTCTCAAACCGTTGACCACCAACGCCTGGGGCATGGCTTATGGTGCGGCGATGCTGGCGGTGTGGTGCCTCTTCAAAGGCATCCCGTTTGATATGGAATGGAACGCGCGCTATGTCGGCTCGCTGCTGTACCTGGTGATTCCAGGCTCAGTGATCGGCTTTACCGCCTACCTGACGCTGGTGGGGCGCATGGGCCCGGAAAAGGCGGCGTACTGCACGGTGCTGTTTCCGGTGGTGGCGTTGAATGTTTCGGCGTTAGTCGAGGGCTACCAATGGACGGCGCCGGCACTGCTCGGGTTAGTCCTGGTGATGCTGGGGAATGTGCTGGTGTTCCGCAAACCCCGGCCCGTGGCGACGGAAGTCGCCTTGGGCGCGCGCTGA
- a CDS encoding chemotaxis protein CheV, which translates to MSSNKGRADSLSLLLFTLRSGKLMAINLLKVSEIIPCPPLTKLPESHPHVKGIATLRGASLSVIDLSRAIGERPLEDPDGGCLIVTDVSRSKQGLHVQAVSKIVHCLTTDIKPPPFGSGGVRAFITGVTSVDGTLVQVLDIEKVIHGIAPAQIETAPTELSMEDAEVLGNARILVVDDSQVALQQSVYTLRNLGLQCHTARSAKEAIECLLDLQGTAQQINLIVSDIEMSEMDGYALTRTLRETPDFAHLYVLLHTSLDSAMNSEKARLSGANGVLTKFSSPELTKCLITAAKAVAEQGH; encoded by the coding sequence ATGTCTTCCAACAAAGGCCGCGCAGATTCACTTTCGCTTCTGCTGTTTACCTTGCGCAGCGGCAAGCTGATGGCAATCAACCTGCTCAAAGTCAGCGAAATCATTCCCTGCCCGCCGCTGACCAAACTGCCGGAGTCGCACCCGCACGTCAAAGGCATCGCGACCCTGCGCGGAGCCTCGTTGTCGGTGATTGACCTGAGCCGCGCCATCGGCGAACGGCCACTGGAAGATCCCGACGGTGGGTGCCTGATCGTCACCGATGTGAGCCGCTCCAAGCAGGGCTTGCATGTGCAGGCGGTGAGCAAGATCGTGCATTGCCTGACCACCGACATCAAACCACCGCCTTTCGGCTCAGGCGGCGTCCGCGCCTTCATCACTGGCGTGACTTCGGTGGATGGCACGCTGGTGCAAGTGCTGGACATCGAAAAGGTCATCCACGGCATCGCCCCGGCGCAAATTGAAACCGCGCCTACCGAACTGAGCATGGAAGACGCCGAAGTCCTGGGCAACGCGCGGATCCTGGTGGTCGATGACAGTCAGGTGGCGTTGCAACAATCGGTATACACCTTGCGTAACCTCGGCCTGCAATGCCACACCGCTCGCAGCGCCAAGGAAGCCATCGAATGCCTTCTGGACCTGCAAGGCACTGCGCAACAGATCAACCTGATTGTCTCCGACATCGAAATGTCGGAGATGGACGGCTATGCCCTCACCCGGACCTTGCGGGAAACGCCGGACTTCGCCCACCTCTATGTGTTGCTGCACACCTCGCTGGACAGCGCCATGAACAGTGAGAAGGCTCGGTTGTCCGGTGCCAATGGGGTACTGACCAAGTTCTCCTCGCCGGAACTGACCAAATGCCTGATCACGGCGGCCAAAGCGGTTGCCGAGCAAGGTCACTGA
- a CDS encoding YebG family protein, with product MAVEVVYRSSRDLERLFMDKAEADRHDKMLELAELLAEVLQKAVPSLSEKQVEEAGIYMAKNRDVFAKAFKSQPDALSELLNAPAE from the coding sequence ATGGCCGTCGAAGTGGTATACCGCAGCAGCCGAGATCTGGAGCGCTTGTTCATGGATAAAGCCGAAGCTGACCGTCATGACAAAATGCTGGAACTCGCCGAATTGCTGGCCGAAGTGTTGCAAAAAGCCGTTCCATCGCTGAGCGAGAAACAGGTTGAGGAAGCCGGCATCTACATGGCGAAGAATCGCGATGTATTCGCCAAGGCGTTCAAGAGTCAGCCGGACGCCTTGTCCGAACTGCTCAATGCCCCTGCTGAATAA
- a CDS encoding YkgJ family cysteine cluster protein codes for MNTTFSCVGCGKCCTDHHVPLTLDEARMWADDGGQVIVLVEAFLANGLGLPAGQREHAERRSARVHSGTTEALVAITFAAYNAGRCRNLDEENLCRIYERRPLVCRIYPMEINPHIPLNTAVKECPPESWETGPQLILGGELVDRELAQLIERSRQADREEIRIKDQICASLGIRTTALKGDGFTAYLPDMSAFATVLDQVRLKPLEQETTEWLFHLSGDDVACQILASGARVVTEAPVNYAFISLRAA; via the coding sequence ATGAACACAACGTTTTCCTGCGTAGGGTGCGGCAAATGCTGCACCGATCACCATGTCCCCCTGACCCTCGACGAGGCGCGGATGTGGGCTGACGACGGCGGCCAGGTGATTGTTCTGGTGGAAGCCTTCCTGGCCAATGGCCTGGGCCTGCCGGCAGGGCAACGCGAGCACGCTGAACGCCGTTCGGCGCGGGTCCACAGCGGCACCACCGAAGCCCTCGTGGCGATCACCTTTGCTGCCTATAACGCGGGTCGCTGCCGCAATCTTGACGAAGAAAACCTCTGCCGCATCTACGAGCGCCGCCCCTTGGTGTGCCGCATCTATCCGATGGAGATCAACCCGCACATCCCCCTCAATACCGCCGTAAAGGAATGCCCGCCAGAGTCGTGGGAGACCGGACCGCAACTGATACTCGGCGGTGAACTGGTCGACAGGGAACTGGCGCAGTTGATCGAGCGTTCACGTCAGGCCGATCGCGAGGAAATCCGGATCAAGGATCAAATCTGTGCGTCGTTGGGCATTCGCACCACCGCCCTGAAAGGCGACGGGTTTACCGCGTACCTGCCGGACATGAGCGCATTCGCCACAGTCCTCGATCAAGTGCGCTTGAAGCCGCTGGAGCAGGAAACCACTGAATGGCTGTTCCATCTGTCCGGCGATGACGTGGCCTGCCAGATCCTGGCCAGCGGAGCCCGGGTCGTCACTGAGGCACCGGTCAACTACGCGTTTATTTCGCTGCGGGCGGCGTAA
- the hmpA gene encoding NO-inducible flavohemoprotein, whose amino-acid sequence MLSREERAIIRSTVPLLESGGEALITHFYRMMLSEYPQVRPLFNQAHQASGDQPRALANGVLMYARHIDQLDQLGDLVAKIVNKHVALQIEPQHYPIVGSCLLRAIAEVLGQEIATPQVIAAWGAAYNQLADILIGAEAGMYDQKAAAPGGWRGEREFILTARVQESSEITSFYFEPTDKGAILVAEPGQYIGMKLMLDGEEVRRNYSLSALADNGQYRISVKREPGGRVSNHLHHHFPIGSSIQLFPPSGEFFLTQSDKPLVLISGGVGITPTLAMLQAALQTERPVHFIHCARNGGAHAFRDWIDDLAQRHPQLKRFYCYDEDDGLSPAADKVGLLSQEQLAQWLPEQRDLDAYFLGPKGFMAAVKRHLKALGVPDGQSRYEFFGPAAALE is encoded by the coding sequence ATGCTCAGCCGAGAAGAACGCGCCATCATCCGCTCCACCGTTCCATTGCTTGAAAGCGGTGGTGAGGCGCTCATTACTCACTTCTATCGCATGATGCTGTCCGAATACCCGCAGGTGCGCCCGCTGTTCAACCAGGCTCACCAGGCCAGCGGTGATCAGCCCCGCGCCCTGGCCAACGGCGTATTGATGTATGCCCGGCACATTGACCAACTCGATCAGTTGGGTGATCTGGTGGCGAAAATCGTCAACAAACACGTCGCCCTGCAGATCGAGCCCCAACATTACCCCATTGTGGGTTCCTGCCTGCTGCGTGCGATCGCCGAGGTATTGGGTCAAGAGATTGCCACGCCCCAAGTGATTGCCGCATGGGGCGCTGCCTATAACCAGTTGGCCGATATCCTGATCGGTGCCGAAGCGGGCATGTATGACCAGAAAGCCGCGGCGCCGGGCGGCTGGCGGGGTGAGCGTGAGTTCATCCTGACGGCCAGGGTGCAGGAGAGCTCGGAAATCACTTCTTTCTACTTCGAACCGACGGACAAAGGAGCGATCCTGGTAGCCGAACCAGGCCAGTACATCGGCATGAAACTGATGTTGGATGGCGAGGAGGTGCGCCGCAATTATTCGCTGTCGGCGCTGGCGGACAACGGTCAGTATCGCATCAGCGTCAAGCGCGAGCCCGGCGGGCGCGTGTCCAACCACCTGCACCATCATTTCCCGATTGGCAGCAGCATCCAGTTGTTTCCGCCGTCAGGGGAGTTCTTCCTGACCCAGAGCGACAAGCCACTGGTACTGATCAGCGGCGGCGTCGGCATCACCCCGACCCTGGCGATGTTGCAGGCGGCGTTGCAAACTGAGCGCCCTGTGCATTTTATCCACTGCGCGCGCAATGGCGGCGCACATGCCTTTCGCGACTGGATCGATGACCTGGCCCAGCGGCATCCACAACTCAAGCGCTTTTATTGCTACGACGAAGATGACGGCTTGAGCCCGGCGGCTGACAAGGTCGGGTTGTTGAGCCAGGAGCAACTGGCGCAATGGTTGCCAGAGCAGCGTGACCTGGATGCCTACTTCCTGGGGCCCAAAGGCTTCATGGCCGCCGTCAAGCGCCACCTCAAGGCACTGGGCGTACCGGACGGGCAGAGCCGCTACGAATTCTTCGGCCCGGCGGCGGCGCTGGAATAA
- a CDS encoding 2-hydroxyacid dehydrogenase, whose amino-acid sequence MKKTVLAFSRITPKMVERLQQDFDVIVPNPSNGDINAQFNEALPHVHGLIGVGRKLGREQLQNATNLQVVSSVSVGYDNYDLAYFNERGLMLTNTPDVLTESTADLAFALLMSSARRVAELDAWTKAGQWQATVGPQLFGSDVHGKTLGIVGMGNIGAAIARRGRLGFNMPILYSGNSRKPELENQLGAQFRELDQLLAEADFVCLVVPLSEKTRHLIGQRELALMKPSAILINISRGPVVDEPALIEALQNNRIRGAGLDVYEKEPLAESPLFQLKNAVTLPHIGSATHETREAMANLAVENLRSALLGERPKNLVNPQVWK is encoded by the coding sequence ATGAAAAAAACCGTACTTGCCTTCAGCCGTATCACGCCCAAGATGGTCGAACGTCTGCAACAGGATTTCGACGTGATCGTGCCAAACCCGTCGAACGGCGACATCAACGCACAGTTCAACGAAGCCCTGCCCCACGTGCATGGCCTGATCGGTGTCGGTCGCAAACTCGGCCGCGAGCAATTGCAGAACGCCACGAACCTGCAAGTGGTGTCCAGTGTGTCGGTGGGTTACGACAACTATGACCTGGCCTACTTCAATGAGCGTGGGCTCATGCTCACCAACACCCCTGACGTACTCACTGAAAGCACCGCCGACCTGGCCTTCGCCTTGCTGATGAGCAGTGCCCGGCGCGTCGCTGAACTGGACGCCTGGACCAAGGCCGGCCAATGGCAAGCGACGGTCGGCCCGCAACTGTTCGGCAGCGACGTGCACGGCAAGACGTTGGGCATCGTCGGTATGGGCAACATCGGCGCGGCCATTGCCCGGCGTGGGCGGCTGGGGTTCAACATGCCGATTCTTTATAGCGGCAACAGTCGCAAGCCTGAACTGGAAAACCAGTTGGGCGCACAATTTCGTGAGCTGGATCAGTTGCTGGCCGAAGCGGACTTTGTTTGCCTCGTGGTGCCATTGAGCGAGAAGACCCGCCACCTGATTGGCCAGCGTGAACTGGCCCTGATGAAACCAAGTGCCATTCTGATCAATATTTCCCGCGGCCCGGTGGTGGACGAACCGGCGCTGATCGAAGCCTTGCAGAACAACCGCATCCGCGGCGCCGGGCTGGACGTTTACGAGAAAGAGCCATTGGCCGAGTCGCCGCTGTTCCAGCTGAAAAACGCCGTAACCCTGCCCCACATCGGCTCGGCCACCCACGAAACCCGTGAAGCCATGGCCAATCTTGCGGTGGAAAACTTGCGCAGCGCTTTGCTGGGCGAGCGACCGAAGAACCTGGTGAACCCGCAAGTCTGGAAGTAA
- a CDS encoding SirB1 family protein, producing MTPRQAFFDCLHRSPPALFEAALWIAAEHDHEVDVPALLKDFKDLQQRVSHDLPMLPVSELGQHLLRRLNDLGFAQDDFTPLRPRAALLDKVLTRKRGQPLALGLIALELARGLEIPMVGVNFPGHFLLRVPGADHLLDPCGGRRLYPNDCRELLQRQYGANMPLKAEHLVSAEPMQMLQRLSRNLRQLHLTNDDYIAALIDAERVLELGNASAADYLARASLYQRLDCPNAERFDLEHALMLSDDPIQRIRLTERLGHLPPNSIVH from the coding sequence ATGACACCGCGCCAAGCCTTTTTTGATTGCCTGCACCGCTCCCCACCGGCGCTGTTCGAAGCAGCGTTGTGGATTGCTGCCGAACATGATCACGAAGTGGACGTACCGGCGTTGCTGAAGGATTTCAAGGATCTGCAACAGCGTGTCAGCCATGACCTGCCGATGCTGCCCGTCAGCGAACTGGGCCAACACTTGCTGCGACGCCTCAATGACCTTGGATTCGCCCAGGACGATTTCACGCCTCTGCGCCCGAGGGCCGCGTTGCTCGACAAGGTGTTGACGCGTAAACGTGGACAGCCCCTCGCCCTCGGCCTGATCGCCCTGGAGCTGGCTCGTGGCCTGGAAATTCCGATGGTCGGTGTCAATTTCCCCGGTCACTTCCTGTTGCGGGTCCCCGGTGCCGATCACCTGCTCGACCCGTGTGGCGGGCGCCGGTTGTACCCCAACGACTGTCGGGAATTGCTGCAACGCCAATACGGCGCCAACATGCCACTCAAAGCCGAGCATCTGGTCAGTGCCGAGCCCATGCAGATGCTCCAGCGCCTGTCGCGCAATCTTCGCCAATTGCATCTGACTAACGACGATTACATTGCTGCGCTGATCGACGCCGAACGGGTGCTGGAACTGGGCAACGCCAGCGCCGCCGATTACCTGGCCCGCGCCAGTCTGTACCAACGACTCGACTGCCCCAACGCCGAACGCTTCGACCTGGAACATGCACTGATGCTCAGTGACGATCCAATCCAGCGAATACGGCTGACGGAACGGCTGGGGCATCTGCCGCCCAATTCGATTGTGCATTGA